A genome region from Geminicoccus roseus DSM 18922 includes the following:
- a CDS encoding CgeB family protein has product MTKKIAFYGSSLLSSYWNGAATYYRGILRALAPHGYEITFYEPDAFDRQSHRDIEPPPWCNVVVYPATPEGLRSVIPKAALADVVVKASGVGFADDELLAGTMAAARGDAVRIWWDVDAPATLAEIDGDAGHVLRRILPDLDLVLTYGGGPPVVAAYRSLGAPDCIPVYNALDPSTHHPVQQDGRFEAELGFLGNRLPDRERRVEEFFIRPAALMPDHRFILGGSGWADKDCPRNVAKIGHVPTSAHNAFNCSPRAVLNINRDSMASTGFSPPTRVFEAAGAGACLMTDAWTGIEMFLTPGEEVLVVRDGTDVAEALRMLDPVRAHAIGQAALRRVLKEHTYDQRAIEVDQILGRALATKSEELAA; this is encoded by the coding sequence ATGACCAAGAAAATCGCGTTCTATGGCTCCAGCCTCCTGTCGTCCTACTGGAACGGGGCGGCCACCTATTATCGCGGCATCCTGCGCGCGCTTGCCCCGCATGGCTATGAGATCACCTTCTACGAGCCGGACGCCTTCGACCGGCAAAGCCATCGGGACATCGAGCCGCCGCCCTGGTGCAACGTCGTGGTCTATCCTGCCACCCCCGAGGGCCTGCGCAGCGTAATCCCCAAGGCAGCCCTCGCCGATGTGGTGGTCAAGGCCAGCGGGGTTGGATTCGCCGATGACGAGCTTTTGGCGGGCACGATGGCGGCTGCCCGCGGTGATGCCGTGCGGATCTGGTGGGATGTCGACGCGCCGGCCACCCTTGCCGAGATCGACGGGGATGCCGGCCACGTGCTGCGCCGCATCCTGCCGGACCTGGACCTGGTGCTAACCTATGGCGGAGGGCCGCCGGTCGTGGCGGCCTACCGAAGCCTCGGCGCGCCCGACTGCATCCCGGTCTACAATGCGCTGGACCCCTCCACGCATCATCCGGTCCAGCAGGACGGGCGCTTCGAGGCCGAGCTCGGCTTTCTCGGCAACCGTCTTCCGGACCGGGAACGGCGGGTGGAGGAGTTCTTCATCAGGCCGGCCGCCTTGATGCCCGACCACCGCTTCATCCTCGGTGGGTCGGGATGGGCCGACAAGGACTGCCCACGGAATGTCGCCAAGATCGGCCACGTGCCCACGTCGGCACACAACGCCTTCAACTGCAGCCCGCGCGCGGTTCTCAACATCAACCGCGACAGCATGGCCTCCACCGGCTTCTCGCCGCCGACCCGCGTGTTCGAGGCGGCCGGTGCCGGCGCCTGTTTAATGACGGACGCCTGGACGGGCATCGAGATGTTCCTGACCCCGGGTGAAGAGGTGCTGGTGGTTCGGGATGGCACCGACGTCGCGGAGGCCCTGCGGATGCTGGACCCGGTCCGCGCCCATGCCATCGGCCAGGCGGCGCTGCGGCGCGTCCTGAAGGAACATACCTACGACCAGCGGGCGATCGAGGTGGACCAGATCCTCGGCAGAGCCCTTGCCACGAAATCCGAGGAGCTTGCCGCATGA
- a CDS encoding CgeB family protein yields MKFVLYTHSLVSDWNHGNAHFLRGILVELEARGHQTVALEPEDGWSRANLLADQGQEALGQFGRQFPNLTVRTYGPGFDHAAAVEDASVVIVHEWTDPGLVAQLGSLRRGGGRFTLLFHDTHHRAVSDEGAIGDLALADYDAVLAFGETLRQRYERRGWGRQVFTWHEAADIRLFQPHPEIQPSEDLVWIGNWGDGERERELAEFLIEPASKLGLSGAVHGVRYPDKALEVLRRSPLAYRGWIANALVPMVFARHRMTMHVPRRPYVQALPGIPTIRMFEALACGIPLVSAPWDDAENLFRTGQDYLRAADGAEMAERLRTLRDDRAFAAEIARNGLETIRQRHTCAHRVDELLAILALRGTARVQEGLAAREAAE; encoded by the coding sequence ATGAAATTCGTTCTCTATACGCACTCCCTGGTCTCCGACTGGAACCACGGCAACGCGCACTTTCTGCGCGGCATCCTGGTCGAACTGGAAGCGCGCGGGCACCAGACCGTGGCGCTGGAGCCGGAAGACGGCTGGAGCCGCGCCAACCTGCTGGCCGATCAGGGGCAGGAAGCGCTCGGGCAGTTTGGCCGGCAGTTTCCGAACCTGACCGTGCGCACCTATGGCCCGGGCTTCGACCATGCCGCCGCGGTCGAGGATGCCTCGGTCGTGATCGTCCATGAGTGGACCGATCCCGGACTGGTGGCGCAGCTGGGTTCGCTCCGCCGGGGTGGCGGCCGCTTCACCCTCCTCTTCCACGATACCCACCACCGCGCCGTCTCCGACGAGGGCGCCATCGGCGATCTGGCCCTGGCGGACTACGATGCCGTGCTCGCCTTCGGGGAGACACTCCGCCAGCGCTACGAGCGTCGCGGCTGGGGCAGGCAGGTGTTCACCTGGCATGAGGCGGCCGATATCCGTCTGTTCCAGCCGCATCCGGAGATCCAGCCAAGCGAGGATCTAGTCTGGATCGGCAACTGGGGCGATGGCGAGCGCGAGCGGGAACTGGCCGAGTTCCTGATCGAGCCGGCCTCGAAGCTCGGGCTCAGCGGCGCTGTCCATGGCGTCCGCTATCCGGACAAGGCACTCGAGGTCCTGCGCCGTTCCCCCCTCGCCTATCGCGGCTGGATCGCCAACGCCCTGGTCCCAATGGTGTTCGCCCGACACCGGATGACCATGCACGTCCCGCGCCGCCCCTATGTCCAGGCCCTGCCGGGCATTCCCACCATCCGGATGTTCGAGGCGCTGGCCTGCGGAATCCCGCTGGTGAGCGCGCCTTGGGACGACGCCGAGAACCTGTTCCGCACTGGCCAGGATTATCTGCGCGCAGCCGATGGTGCGGAAATGGCCGAACGGCTGCGGACACTGCGGGATGACCGTGCGTTCGCCGCCGAAATTGCCCGCAACGGACTGGAAACAATCCGCCAGCGCCACACCTGCGCCCATCGCGTCGACGAACTGCTGGCCATCCTGGCCTTGCGCGGCACGGCGCGGGTGCAGGAAGGACTTGCCGCCAGAGAGGCTGCCGAATGA